The following coding sequences are from one uncultured Cohaesibacter sp. window:
- a CDS encoding bifunctional enoyl-CoA hydratase/phosphate acetyltransferase, with protein sequence MTVLPSALHKPITKLTSLTYEDLVIGQCASVTRNLSLTDINLFATVSGNVDPLHFPATSDNGGANQPMGYGMWAGALFSGLLGTRLPGPGTIYRKQNLKFLSPIPLGESVTATVTVASKKLSRSGKKLVLFACSLVDGQGKPLVEGMATVIPPKVRCDQQGHNLPELQVIAHEQLNMLIEKCKNLDVLPTAIIFPCDKTALECACEGARLGLIDPVLVGPQDTISALASEHGLDISSFRLVNARHESDAAAKGVALAKAGEVGAVMKGSLHTDALMGAVVRRDGGLRTNRRVSHVFVMSVPTYPKPLLITDGVVNIFPNVDDKAHIIQNAVGLANILGVARPKVGILSAVETINPKIISTVDAAVLCKMAERGQIKGAIVDGPLAFDNAISKEAALTKGIKSEVAGDPDILLAPDLASANMLVKQLSFLAHADAAGIVLGAAVPVILTSRADSLSARLASCALAVLLANN encoded by the coding sequence ATGACCGTCCTCCCCTCTGCACTCCATAAACCGATCACAAAGCTTACCAGCCTCACTTATGAGGATTTGGTGATCGGCCAGTGTGCCAGCGTAACCCGGAATCTGTCGCTTACAGATATCAATCTGTTTGCAACGGTATCTGGCAACGTTGATCCACTTCATTTTCCCGCGACTTCTGACAATGGAGGAGCCAACCAACCCATGGGCTATGGCATGTGGGCTGGAGCGCTGTTCTCCGGTTTGCTTGGCACGCGACTGCCCGGGCCCGGGACCATCTATCGCAAGCAGAATCTCAAATTCTTGTCTCCGATTCCACTCGGGGAGAGCGTTACGGCGACCGTAACCGTTGCATCCAAAAAGCTATCCAGAAGTGGCAAGAAGCTCGTTCTGTTTGCTTGTTCTCTGGTCGATGGACAAGGAAAGCCGCTCGTTGAAGGGATGGCGACCGTTATTCCGCCCAAAGTCCGCTGTGATCAGCAAGGGCACAATCTTCCTGAGTTGCAAGTCATTGCGCATGAGCAGCTGAATATGCTGATCGAAAAATGCAAGAATCTGGACGTTCTGCCGACGGCAATCATTTTTCCGTGTGATAAAACCGCGTTGGAATGCGCCTGCGAGGGAGCGCGCCTCGGTCTGATTGATCCGGTTTTGGTGGGGCCTCAGGACACGATCAGTGCATTGGCCAGTGAGCACGGTTTGGACATTTCATCTTTCCGCCTTGTCAATGCGCGTCATGAAAGCGACGCTGCAGCCAAGGGAGTGGCCTTGGCCAAAGCAGGTGAAGTGGGGGCCGTGATGAAAGGTTCCCTTCATACAGATGCTCTGATGGGTGCGGTGGTCAGACGGGATGGCGGATTGCGCACCAATCGGCGCGTTAGCCATGTGTTTGTCATGAGCGTTCCAACCTATCCCAAGCCGTTGCTCATCACGGACGGGGTGGTGAATATATTTCCCAATGTTGATGACAAAGCCCATATCATTCAAAACGCGGTCGGTCTTGCCAATATTCTTGGGGTTGCGAGACCGAAAGTCGGTATTTTGTCCGCTGTTGAGACAATCAATCCCAAAATCATTTCCACCGTTGATGCTGCCGTTCTTTGCAAAATGGCTGAGCGCGGTCAAATCAAGGGTGCTATCGTTGACGGTCCTTTGGCTTTCGACAATGCAATTTCCAAGGAAGCTGCATTGACCAAGGGCATCAAATCCGAGGTTGCTGGTGATCCGGACATTCTTCTTGCTCCGGATCTTGCATCCGCCAATATGCTGGTCAAGCAGTTATCATTTCTTGCTCATGCCGATGCCGCAGGCATCGTGTTGGGCGCTGCTGTCCCGGTTATTCTGACCAGTCGTGCTGACAGTTTGTCAGCGCGCCTTGCTTCATGCGCTCTGGCTGTTTTGT
- a CDS encoding BA14K family protein, with amino-acid sequence MKLKQTIVASAIAICMGVTGLPFGSVGTTLGMIGVSEAQAQPAPRWRRPPPRRPVRRSRSNNNVGAGVAGAIIGLAAGAIAADIARKNRAPAYRAPDWCNVRACASRYRSFRAYDCTYQPYNGPRRYCRM; translated from the coding sequence ATGAAACTTAAACAGACTATTGTAGCGTCAGCCATTGCGATATGCATGGGTGTAACAGGTTTGCCATTCGGTAGTGTAGGCACGACCCTTGGCATGATTGGTGTTTCAGAAGCTCAGGCTCAGCCAGCCCCAAGATGGCGCAGACCTCCACCGCGCCGCCCGGTTCGCAGGAGCAGGAGCAATAACAATGTGGGCGCTGGTGTTGCCGGTGCTATCATCGGTTTGGCTGCCGGCGCGATTGCCGCGGATATCGCTCGCAAAAATCGCGCGCCAGCTTATCGTGCACCGGATTGGTGCAACGTGCGTGCTTGCGCTAGTCGCTACAGAAGCTTCCGCGCATACGACTGCACCTACCAACCATACAACGGCCCACGCAGATATTGCCGGATGTAG